CCATCGCCACGGGTTGCCAGCGCGATATATTCGCGCGCATCGGCCAAAATGTTGCCGCGCCCCAAACTGTACAGCAACACCGGCACATAGAGGAAAAATAACCAGTGCTTACCCGCAAAGTGATGAATTAATAAAAAGATAAACACCAGCGTCACCAGTGGAATCAGCAACGCCAATAGCAATGGTGGAACAGGTGATGCGGAAAATCCGGGGATTTTTTGCAGACGGTTGATTAGCCATTTAAACCAGCCATCGTAGTGGATAAAACTGGCAGAACCGAGCCAGTAGACGATTGCGAGAACAACAACCAAGCTGAGAAAAATCATTGTGTTTTATCACTCATCGGTCAATAAATGTGAAACGAGGGCTTTATAAAAGCGCTCTGCGAAAACGCTGCCAATCAAAGGCAGGACCCGGGTCAGTTTTGCGTCCGGGCGCTATATGCTCATGACCAGTGATGCGCTCAAGCGTTAGTTTAGGATAAGTCAGCATCAACTGGCGAGTAACTTTCTCCAGGGCCAGGTATTGGGCATCGGTATAAGGTAGCTCGTCAGTACCCTCCAACTCTACGCCAACACTGTAATCATTACAGTTGGAGACCCCGTCAAAACTGGATGCACCGGCATGCCAGGCGCGCGCGGTAAAAGGCACAAACTGGGTAATTGCGCCATCGCGTTCAATAAATAAATGAGCAGATACCTGCAAGCCCGCAATGGTTTCAAAATAAGGATGGGCGTTAATATCTAGCCTATTTTGGAAGAAGGCCTGCACATAACCGCCGCCGAACTCGCCCGGCGGCAAGCTGATGTTGTGTACCACCAATAGACTGATATCTACCGATTCAGGCCGCGAATTGCTATTGGGTGATGGGCAAATATTGACGCCACTCAACCAACCATCGTGAATCATCATGTTATCGCCTTGTATCATAAATACCCTGCTTTATGCCGGAATGGTGCGGTCTTCAGCCCAGCGCCGCAACTGTGAAATCTGCTCAGCCATAACTACCGACAAGGGGCTGGTGGCCGCTATTTCACGCAAGAGAATATCAGTAGTCAGTGCCTGCGCCTCGGCAGCCGCTGAGTAGAGTGCGGCGATAATCGCCTGTTCAATCTCTGATCCCGAAAAGCCATCGCTAGCGTTGGCAAGGCGTTGCAAATCAAACTGCAGGGCATCGCAACCGCGCTTGCGCAGGTGTATAGAGAAAATATCCTGCCGCACCGCCACTTCAGGCAAATCGACAAAAAAGATTTCATCCAAACGCCCTTTGCGAATCAGCTCTGGCGGTAAGCGCGAAATATCATTGCTGGTGGCAACAATAAACACCCGTGAGCGCCGCTCTGCCATCCAGGTCAGCAAGGTGCCCAACAAACGCTGCGATACGCCATTGTCATTACCATCCTGCGCCATACCTTTTTCGATTTCATCCAGCCAGAGCACACAAGGCGACATGGCGTCGGCCAATTTGAGCGCCTCGCGCAGGTTGCGCTCGGTTTCACCATGGAATTTGTTGTAGAGCGCCCCGACATCCATGCGCATCAGGGGCAATCCCCACAGGCCAGCCACCGCTTTGGCAGCGAGACTTTTGCCGCCACCCTGCACACCTAACAGTAAAATCCCCTTGGGGCGGTCCAGTTTGGACTCCTCATCATTAAATGCGCCGCGACGGGTGAGCAGCCAACGCTTCAAGTTCTGCAAACCGCCAACGTTGGAGAAATCCTCCGTCTGCTGCTCAAAGCTGACCACGCCCTCCATATCCAGCAGTGCAAATTTGGCTTTATTGATTTTGGGCAAATCGTCTTCGTTGAGCGAGCCATCATTCCAGATCGCGCTACGCACCAAGCGACGCACATCGCTGACACTCATGCCCTGCAGGTTGTTCACCAGCTTTTTCAGCGTGAGATTGTCCGTTTTTACCCGCGCGCCCGCATGGCGATCAGACCAATCCTTAGCCTCCTCACGAATGATATCCATAATTTTGTCATCGCTCGGCAGGGTCAGGGCATAGGAAGCGCTGTAGCGCGACAACTCTGGCGGCAAGCGCAACTGATAACTCAGCAATACCAGCGTATGCGGCACCGCAAAGTGATTGAGGGCGATATCTTTCAACAGACGAACAACTTGAGCATTATCAGTCAGAAAGGGATGCAAATCGCACAACGCAAACATGGCAGGCTGATGCTGCTGCTTGATATGGCGCAGCATTTCCTCCGGATCGTTCAACGAACTGCCCTTGGGAACCAATTGGGGGCCGAAATTCAAGCGCGCCAAGCCATCAGTGAGCGACCAGCGGTGCAGATCCTTACCCTGGGTGTTTGCCACCTTGAGCAACACATCCAGGGCTTTTTTCTCTTCGAAGGTTTCTATGACTACGAGTGGGATACGGGCATCCAATAGCAGCTTTATTTCGTTTACATCTTGCACGCTTGTCTCCTTCGAGCAGGAAATGAATGAAAGGCGCCAGCATGCAGTGCCGCCTGCTGGCTTGCAATGATTTGATGCAACGCAAACAAATGCGCCAAGGTACAAGTGCCGAGTGCGACGATTTCTGTTTAAATAGCCCTATTAGTGATTCAAGGTAATGCGCCATGTCCCAGATTCGACACAGTTTCATCGACAACCTGATTATCAATGCCGATCGCGCCCTGCGCACCTTGGTGGCAGGCAGCGATATGACCAGCGAGCGGCCGTCACCCGCCCTGCCACTGAGTGAAGGCGACCTGTCAGAAACAGAACGCAAAAAATCAGCCGCCTTGATGCGCGTCAATCACACCGGGGAAGTCTGCGCCCAAGCGCTATACCAAGGACAAGCACTGACCGCCAAGCTGCCTCATGTTCGCGCGGAAATGGAACATGCCGCCGACGAAGAAATTGACCATCTGGTGTGGTGCCAACAGCGCATCGACGCACTCGGCAGTCACACCAGCTATTTGAATCCAATGTGGTATGGACTCTCCTTTGCGATTGGCGCCGGTGCAGGGCTAATTAGCGATAAAGTCAGCCTGGGGTTTGTTGCGGCAACGGAAGATCAAGTCTGCAAACATCTGCAACATCATTTGGCCGAGTTACCAGTAGCAGATATACCTAGCCGCGCTGTGGTCTCGCAAATGCTGGACGACGAAGCCCGCCATGCCGATATGGCACTTAGTGCCGGAGGCTATCGTTTCCCCGCCCCCGTAAAAGGTGTGATGACACTGGTATCCAAAGTCATGACAACGGCCAGCTACCGCTTGTAAATACGCCCTGCTTTCAGCGAGGCCAAAAACCACAATGCCCGCAAACGCGGGCATTGTTGTTTTTGGCAAAGTGATGCAAATTGCCCGTATCAGACCTCACGAATCTCGTAAGAATGGGTAATTTCTACGCCACCAGCTTCCAGCATAATAGATGCAGAGCAATACTTGGTTGCCGATAATTCAACAGCGCGTTTTACTTGCGCCTCTTTCAACTCTTTTCCTGTCACCAAAAACCTCATGTGTATTTTCGTAAAGGGTGAAGGAACACCTTCTGCGCGTTCGGCCTCCAGTTCGCAACGGCAATCAGTAACCTGCTGGCGAGCTTTGGTAAGGATGCTCATGACATCAAATGAAGAGCAGCCGCCCAAACCAATCAACAGCATTTCCATAGGGCGAACGCCGGTATTACGGCCACCGTGGTCCGGCGGGCCATCCATCAATACTGCATGGCCACTGCCCGACTCACCCAAAAATTGCGCGCCATCAACCCATTTAACCACTGCTTGCATATCTTGCACCGCCATAAAAATCGTGTTTAAAAATAGATGCTTAGCGTAACACAGCAGACCATCAAATCGAAAATGTCACGAAAATCAACACACAACAGACATTTGTCGACTTTTTGTAGACAATTCATTTCTCTGAGCTTATAACTACATCACAAATTTTAAGGTTGTTCTGGCATATCTCTAGCAGTACTTTAAGCATGTGTCATAATAAATTTTATATCCCAAATAGTGATATAAATATTAACTAATTATTACCATTCAACTTTGGAGCCACACCTTGGTCGCTGTCTCACTCACACCGCACATTAAGAATGTGGAAGAATTTCTGGTTCATTGCCATCGTCGCCGTTACCCAGCCAAGAGCACCATCATTTACGCTGGCGACAAAAGCGATTCGCTTTATTACATAGTCAAAGGTTCAGTTACTGTATTAATTGAAGATGACGAAGGCCACGAAATGATCGTCGCCTACCTCAATGACGGTGACTTTTTTGGTGAAATGGGCCTTTTTGACGACAAAGACTCACGCAGTGCCTGGGTACGCGCCAAATCAGAATGTGAAGTCGCTGAAATCAGCTATGCCAAATTTCAGGAGATTTCTGAAGAGCACCCTGAATTCCTTTTTGCACTGGGCAGCCAAATGGCGCGCCGCCTGCGTGCAACCACCCGCAAAGTCGGTGACCTCGCCTTCCTGGATGTTACCGGTCGTGTCGCACGCACCCTGCTTGAGCTTTGCAAAGAGCCTGATGCCATGACTCACCCTGATGGTATGCAAATTAAAATTACCCGCCAGGAGATTGGACGCATTGTAGGCTGTTCGCGTGAAATGGTTGGCCGTGTACTAAAGACCCTGGAAGAGCAAGGTCTGGTGATGGTGAAAGGTAAAACAATGGTTGTATTTGGCACCCGCTAAACCGACATCATTACCCAAATCATAAAAAAGCCCGCATTAACTTGAATAATGAGGGCTTTTTTACTGCACTCAGATTAAATCAGGCAAAAAAATTCGCCAAGGCAATGCCTGGCTCATCAGCGCGCATAAACGCCTCGCCCACCAAAAACGCATTTACATTTTTGCTGCGCATGGCCTGCACATCGGCTGGTGCAAGAATTCCGCTTTCAGTAACTACAATGCGATCACTGCCAATTTTATCGAGCAATTTATAGGTCGTATCCAGAGTCACATCGAAGGTGTGCAGGTTGCGATTATTAATGCCGATTAATTTGTTAGGTAATGCCAGCGCAATATCCAGCTCCTGCTCGTCGTGCACTTCCACCAATACATCCAAACCAATACGTTGTGCCAGGCTATTCAGTTCTGCCAACTTTTCCGGAGAGAGTGCCGCGACAATTAGCAGAACGCAATCAGCTCCCATCGCCCGGGCTTCATATATTTGGTACTCGTCTACCAGAAAGTCCTTGCGAATCACTGGCAAACTAACGGCAGCACGCGCCTGTTGCAGGTAAACATCAGCACCCTGAAAAAAATCGACATCTGTCAAAACTGACAAGCATGCCGCACCACCCTGCTCATAGGAACGCGCAATTTCATCCGGCACAAAATGCTCGCGAATCACCCCCTTACTGGGTGATGCTTTTTTAATCTCAGCGATCACACCTGCCTTGCCTTGCGCGATTTTATTTTCAATCGCTTTTACGAAACCCCGAGTCGGTGTTTGCTGAGCGGCTTGTATTTTTAACTGGTCCAGCGAAACCTGCGCCTTACGCTCGGCGATTTCTTCCCATTTGCGCGCAATAATTTTGCGCAGTACCGTTGGTGTATCAGACATGGAATCTTCCAAAAAACGTGTAACAAAAAGTTATTGCAGATATTGCGTAAATGCGGCTAATTCGCGAATTTTCTCGCCTGCCAAACTGCTGCCAATAGCATCGCGCGCCATTTCAACACCGTCGGACAAACTGCTCGCTACTCCGCTGACATAAATCGCAGCACCCGCATTAAGCGCAATAATATCGGCGGCTTTCTCTGCGTACTGACCACGGCGATTCCCCAGCGCATCGCGAATCAACAGCAGCGAATCTTCAGCATTGGAAACGCTCAAACCAATCAAGCTCTTGGATTGCATACCAAAATCTTCCGGTTTGATGATGTATTCGCGAATTTCACCATTCTTCAACTCTGCGATTTGTGTTTCAGTCGACAGGCTAATTTCATCAAGGCCATCTTTTGCATGCACTACCATCACATGCTCACTGCCCAAACGCCCCAGCACTTCCGCCATAGGCTTGCATAGCTCGCCATTAAATACCCCTATCACCTGGCGCTTCACATTGGCAGGATTTGTCATAGGGCCAAGCATGTTAAAAATAGTACGCATACCCAATTCTTTGCGCGGCCCGATGGCATGGCGCATAGCGCTGTGATGTGCCGGGGCAAACATAAAACCAACACCAATTTCACGCACACAGCGCGCCACCTGCTCGGCGGTGATATCCAGCTTAATACCAGCAGCTTCCAACACATCAGCACTACCCGTTGAGCTGGAGACGGAGCGATTGCCGTGCTTGGCAACTCTTCCACCTGCAGCGGCGACCACAAAAGCACTGGCGGTTGAGATATTAAATAAGTTGGCGCCATCGCCACCGGTACCACAGGTATCTACCAAATAATTCACATCAATATCGACTGGCGTTGCCAGTTCGCGCATCACCATTGCTGCACCGGTAATTTCATCCAGTGTCTCGCCTTTCATGCGCAAGGCAACCAAAAAGCCGCCGATTTGTGCAGGTGTTGCTCCACCAGTCATCACAATACGCATCACCGAGATCATTTCCTCTGTACTCAGGTCGATGCGCGCCACCAATTTTGTTAATGCTTGTTTGATATCCATTGCCTTTTACCTTTTTAGAATTGGCGCCCCCAATCAACAGTGCGCCGTATTTGTTGTCAGTAAGTCAGGAGCGATAAATTCAAATTAATATGCTGTCAAAAAGTTGCGCAGCATATCGTGACCATGTTCCGTTAAAATGGATTCAGGGTGAAACTGAACCCCTTCCAACGCGAGCGTTCTGTGCTTAACACCCATGATTTCAGCCACACTTCCATCGTCATTTTGCGTCCAGGCAGTAATCTCCAGACAATCGGGTAAAGACTCTTTTTCAATCACCAGCGAGTGGTAGCGCGTGGCTTGAAATGGGTTGGCTAACCCGCGAAATATACCAGTGTTACTGTGATAGACCGGTGAGGTTTTACCGTGCATTACATAGGGGGCGCGAATCACTTTACCTCCCAATGCCTGCCCAATACTCTGGTGCCCCAGACAAACCCCCAAAATCGGAATTTTTCCTGCGAAGGTTTGAATAGTCTCAACCGACACACCCGCTTCTGTTGGGGTGCAAGGCCCGGGAGAAATAACAATTTTTTCCGGTGCCAATGTCGCTATCTCATCCAAGGTGATCTCATCATTGCGCACAACCTTGATATCAGCACCCAGCTCACCGAAATATTGCACCAGGTTGTAGGTAAATGAGTCGTAATTATCGATCATTAAAATCATTTTGTATCACCTTTGAGACTTGGCTCACCGACCATATCAACCGCTTTGAAGATTGCCCGGGCTTTATTCATGGTTTCTTTCCACTCCAAGGCCGGCACCGAATCAGCAACAACACCTGCACCAGCCTGCACGTAGAGTTTGCCGTTCTTAATCACGGCTGTGCGAATGGCGATAGCCGTATCCATGTTGCCATTCCAGGCGATATAACCCACTGCGCCGCCATAGATACCGCGCTTTTCCGGCTCCAACTCATCGATAATTTCCATCGCACGAATTTTGGGGGCGCCGCTCAAGGTTCCCGCTGGCAGCGCTGCACGCAACACATCCATTGCCCGCAGCTCCTCTTTTAATGTCCCGGTGACATTGGAGGTAATGTGCATCACATGGGAGTAACGCTCTACCACCATTTTATCTGTCAGTTTTACGCTGCCGATTTTGGCCACGCGCCCCACATCATTGCGCCCCAGATCGATCAACATTAAATGCTCGGCAATTTCCTTGGGATCATTGACCAGCTCAATTTCCAGCGCTTTATCTTCTTCTGCTGTGCGACCACGGCGACGGGTCCCAGCAATCGGACGCACAGTTACTTCACCATCTTCCAAACGCGCCAGAATCTCCGGGCTTGAACCTACAACGTGATGATCACCCAAATCCATGAAATACATATAAGGCGAGGGATTCAGGTTGCGCAATGCGCGATACAGGTTAATTGGCTCACCTGCAAAATCAATAGACATACGCTGGGATACAACCACCTGCATCGTATCGCCAGCCAAGATATAGTTTTTGATTTTATTGACGTAACCGTGAAAATTTTCTTCGCCGCAATTGGAAGTAAAATGAGGCTCGCTATCGCCATTGTTTCCGAGCGACAAACCAGGAGTTGCGGGAATTTCACCGCGCAGCTTCTGTTCCAGCTCATCCAGTCTGGCATTGGCTTTTACAAATGCGTTTTCAACATCAGGATTGGCGTGAATAACAAAAATTAAT
The nucleotide sequence above comes from Cellvibrio sp. PSBB023. Encoded proteins:
- the ampD gene encoding 1,6-anhydro-N-acetylmuramyl-L-alanine amidase AmpD; its protein translation is MMIHDGWLSGVNICPSPNSNSRPESVDISLLVVHNISLPPGEFGGGYVQAFFQNRLDINAHPYFETIAGLQVSAHLFIERDGAITQFVPFTARAWHAGASSFDGVSNCNDYSVGVELEGTDELPYTDAQYLALEKVTRQLMLTYPKLTLERITGHEHIAPGRKTDPGPAFDWQRFRRALL
- a CDS encoding AAA family ATPase, translated to MQDVNEIKLLLDARIPLVVIETFEEKKALDVLLKVANTQGKDLHRWSLTDGLARLNFGPQLVPKGSSLNDPEEMLRHIKQQHQPAMFALCDLHPFLTDNAQVVRLLKDIALNHFAVPHTLVLLSYQLRLPPELSRYSASYALTLPSDDKIMDIIREEAKDWSDRHAGARVKTDNLTLKKLVNNLQGMSVSDVRRLVRSAIWNDGSLNEDDLPKINKAKFALLDMEGVVSFEQQTEDFSNVGGLQNLKRWLLTRRGAFNDEESKLDRPKGILLLGVQGGGKSLAAKAVAGLWGLPLMRMDVGALYNKFHGETERNLREALKLADAMSPCVLWLDEIEKGMAQDGNDNGVSQRLLGTLLTWMAERRSRVFIVATSNDISRLPPELIRKGRLDEIFFVDLPEVAVRQDIFSIHLRKRGCDALQFDLQRLANASDGFSGSEIEQAIIAALYSAAAEAQALTTDILLREIAATSPLSVVMAEQISQLRRWAEDRTIPA
- the coq7 gene encoding 2-polyprenyl-3-methyl-6-methoxy-1,4-benzoquinone monooxygenase, which produces MSQIRHSFIDNLIINADRALRTLVAGSDMTSERPSPALPLSEGDLSETERKKSAALMRVNHTGEVCAQALYQGQALTAKLPHVRAEMEHAADEEIDHLVWCQQRIDALGSHTSYLNPMWYGLSFAIGAGAGLISDKVSLGFVAATEDQVCKHLQHHLAELPVADIPSRAVVSQMLDDEARHADMALSAGGYRFPAPVKGVMTLVSKVMTTASYRL
- a CDS encoding OsmC family protein; its protein translation is MQAVVKWVDGAQFLGESGSGHAVLMDGPPDHGGRNTGVRPMEMLLIGLGGCSSFDVMSILTKARQQVTDCRCELEAERAEGVPSPFTKIHMRFLVTGKELKEAQVKRAVELSATKYCSASIMLEAGGVEITHSYEIREV
- the crp gene encoding cAMP-activated global transcriptional regulator CRP — its product is MVAVSLTPHIKNVEEFLVHCHRRRYPAKSTIIYAGDKSDSLYYIVKGSVTVLIEDDEGHEMIVAYLNDGDFFGEMGLFDDKDSRSAWVRAKSECEVAEISYAKFQEISEEHPEFLFALGSQMARRLRATTRKVGDLAFLDVTGRVARTLLELCKEPDAMTHPDGMQIKITRQEIGRIVGCSREMVGRVLKTLEEQGLVMVKGKTMVVFGTR
- the trpC gene encoding indole-3-glycerol phosphate synthase TrpC is translated as MSDTPTVLRKIIARKWEEIAERKAQVSLDQLKIQAAQQTPTRGFVKAIENKIAQGKAGVIAEIKKASPSKGVIREHFVPDEIARSYEQGGAACLSVLTDVDFFQGADVYLQQARAAVSLPVIRKDFLVDEYQIYEARAMGADCVLLIVAALSPEKLAELNSLAQRIGLDVLVEVHDEQELDIALALPNKLIGINNRNLHTFDVTLDTTYKLLDKIGSDRIVVTESGILAPADVQAMRSKNVNAFLVGEAFMRADEPGIALANFFA
- the trpD gene encoding anthranilate phosphoribosyltransferase, coding for MDIKQALTKLVARIDLSTEEMISVMRIVMTGGATPAQIGGFLVALRMKGETLDEITGAAMVMRELATPVDIDVNYLVDTCGTGGDGANLFNISTASAFVVAAAGGRVAKHGNRSVSSSTGSADVLEAAGIKLDITAEQVARCVREIGVGFMFAPAHHSAMRHAIGPRKELGMRTIFNMLGPMTNPANVKRQVIGVFNGELCKPMAEVLGRLGSEHVMVVHAKDGLDEISLSTETQIAELKNGEIREYIIKPEDFGMQSKSLIGLSVSNAEDSLLLIRDALGNRRGQYAEKAADIIALNAGAAIYVSGVASSLSDGVEMARDAIGSSLAGEKIRELAAFTQYLQ
- a CDS encoding aminodeoxychorismate/anthranilate synthase component II; translated protein: MILMIDNYDSFTYNLVQYFGELGADIKVVRNDEITLDEIATLAPEKIVISPGPCTPTEAGVSVETIQTFAGKIPILGVCLGHQSIGQALGGKVIRAPYVMHGKTSPVYHSNTGIFRGLANPFQATRYHSLVIEKESLPDCLEITAWTQNDDGSVAEIMGVKHRTLALEGVQFHPESILTEHGHDMLRNFLTAY
- the trpE gene encoding anthranilate synthase component I — protein: MNSEQFAQLAAQGYNRIPVMREVLADLDTPLSSYLKLAAGPYSYLFESVQGGEKWGRYSMIGLPARTVLKALGDQITVERDGEVIETHECADALAFVETFKERYRAPELPGLPRFTGGLVGYFAYDCIRYVEPHLKASTPKDVIGTPDILLSVSDEVLVFDNLAGKLIFVIHANPDVENAFVKANARLDELEQKLRGEIPATPGLSLGNNGDSEPHFTSNCGEENFHGYVNKIKNYILAGDTMQVVVSQRMSIDFAGEPINLYRALRNLNPSPYMYFMDLGDHHVVGSSPEILARLEDGEVTVRPIAGTRRRGRTAEEDKALEIELVNDPKEIAEHLMLIDLGRNDVGRVAKIGSVKLTDKMVVERYSHVMHITSNVTGTLKEELRAMDVLRAALPAGTLSGAPKIRAMEIIDELEPEKRGIYGGAVGYIAWNGNMDTAIAIRTAVIKNGKLYVQAGAGVVADSVPALEWKETMNKARAIFKAVDMVGEPSLKGDTK